In one window of Blastopirellula marina DNA:
- the pgsC gene encoding poly-gamma-glutamate biosynthesis protein PgsC: protein MTGIITVAIGVGLAVSLIFSELFGLAAGGMVVPGYFALFLDQPVNVSMTVVAALLTFFLIHLLSNIVIVYGKRRTVLMILVGFLVRSLFDALPVWALAPLQALQVQQPLEAAEPVQVIGYIIPGLIAIWLDRQGVVETLSALFIASTAIRLILILAFGTELHL, encoded by the coding sequence ATGACGGGGATTATTACAGTTGCGATCGGGGTTGGCCTGGCGGTCAGCCTCATATTTTCCGAGCTCTTCGGACTGGCCGCCGGTGGTATGGTGGTGCCAGGCTACTTTGCGTTGTTCTTGGATCAGCCAGTGAATGTCAGCATGACGGTCGTCGCCGCGCTGCTGACGTTCTTCCTGATTCACCTGCTATCTAACATCGTCATCGTGTACGGCAAACGCCGCACGGTGCTGATGATTCTGGTTGGCTTTTTGGTGCGTTCGCTATTCGATGCCCTGCCGGTCTGGGCCCTCGCTCCGCTGCAAGCGCTGCAAGTGCAACAGCCGCTGGAAGCGGCCGAGCCTGTCCAGGTGATCGGCTATATCATCCCCGGCCTGATCGCCATCTGGCTCGATCGGCAAGGGGTGGTGGAAACGCTAAGCGCCCTGTTCATTGCTTCGACCGCGATTCGTTTGATCCTTATTCTCGCTTTCGGTACGGAACTCCATCTGTGA
- the pgsW gene encoding poly-gamma-glutamate system protein: MKKIYWRPKTVSRTALTLIASVAVAGLAIVENVRVERKTRYYEEKLAATELAARGMEKLYLTRVELGYAIDPTLDPGRSGMVGLTNSPVTSMVGDLPSKLASANPNFAAIFVDMLKETGVQEGDVVAVGISGSFPALNLCMFAALETVGAKPIVIASGSSSQWGANIPELLWIDMERILHEEGIIKTRSVAASLGGDNDRGLGLPDNGIEIIRKSIERNKLPLIEKRVKDSADERMKLYREYAAQKPITCYINIGGGVVSTGRALGKESFLTGVNLLPPPNIDQLDGVAPRFIKEGVPVIHIVNAAKIAEQNGLPVPPTTFPEIGAGPVFIVNDYNRVLTAILLVLIVGGLYGFIRSDIGFRLLRVASPKKTSGPPEPMV, from the coding sequence GTGAAGAAGATTTACTGGCGTCCTAAAACAGTTTCCCGTACGGCTCTCACGCTGATCGCTTCGGTCGCCGTGGCCGGGCTGGCGATCGTCGAGAATGTCCGCGTCGAACGCAAGACACGCTACTACGAAGAAAAGCTGGCTGCCACCGAACTGGCTGCCCGCGGCATGGAAAAGCTGTATCTGACCCGCGTTGAACTGGGATACGCGATCGATCCGACGCTCGACCCAGGCCGCAGCGGTATGGTGGGGCTAACCAACTCGCCGGTGACCAGCATGGTGGGCGACTTGCCATCCAAGCTGGCTTCGGCCAACCCGAACTTTGCGGCGATCTTCGTCGACATGCTCAAAGAGACCGGCGTCCAAGAAGGAGACGTCGTGGCTGTGGGCATTAGCGGCTCGTTCCCCGCGCTGAACCTCTGCATGTTTGCTGCCCTGGAAACCGTGGGAGCAAAACCGATCGTGATCGCATCTGGTAGTAGTTCGCAGTGGGGTGCCAACATCCCCGAACTGCTGTGGATCGACATGGAGCGAATCCTGCACGAAGAAGGGATTATCAAGACTCGAAGCGTCGCAGCTTCGCTCGGCGGCGACAACGATCGCGGTCTAGGGCTGCCAGATAATGGTATCGAGATCATTCGCAAGTCGATCGAAAGGAACAAACTGCCGCTGATCGAGAAGCGAGTGAAGGATAGTGCCGACGAACGGATGAAGCTTTACCGCGAATACGCCGCCCAAAAGCCAATCACTTGCTACATCAACATCGGCGGTGGGGTTGTCTCGACTGGGCGTGCGCTCGGCAAGGAATCGTTCCTGACTGGTGTCAACCTATTGCCACCTCCCAATATCGACCAGCTTGACGGCGTAGCCCCCCGATTCATCAAGGAAGGGGTTCCGGTCATTCACATCGTCAACGCTGCAAAGATTGCCGAGCAGAATGGCTTGCCTGTACCGCCAACCACCTTTCCCGAAATTGGCGCAGGGCCGGTCTTTATCGTAAACGACTATAACCGCGTCCTGACGGCAATTTTATTGGTGCTGATCGTAGGTGGGCTCTACGGCTTTATTCGCTCGGACATCGGTTTTCGGCTGTTGCGAGTCGCTTCCCCCAAGAAGACCAGCGGCCCACCTGAGCCGATGGTGTAA
- a CDS encoding DUF6580 family putative transport protein, protein MSQATQSPAKQTHHLRIWLVVGACLIYCVLLRVLPYALTAIGAQNDWFSQNFPWSLTPILAVGMFAGALFTNRYAAAGLLLAALIASDVGIWLASGHIDWAFYPGTPFNYLCLLGTILLGYVLRNDRSWIKPIGMGVLASVAYFLVSNFGSWLTLAEYTKDVSGLIQCYVSALPFFRNLLAGTCLGSVVLFCPLLLNAVAPIQEQGGQLEQTGSSTTR, encoded by the coding sequence ATGTCTCAGGCCACCCAATCTCCTGCGAAGCAAACCCACCATCTGCGAATCTGGCTCGTGGTGGGTGCCTGCTTGATTTACTGTGTCCTGCTGCGGGTACTCCCCTACGCTTTGACGGCTATCGGGGCCCAGAATGACTGGTTCTCGCAGAACTTCCCCTGGTCGCTAACCCCGATCCTGGCAGTGGGCATGTTCGCAGGGGCGTTATTTACTAATCGCTACGCAGCGGCCGGCCTTTTGTTGGCAGCTTTAATTGCCAGTGACGTTGGAATCTGGCTGGCTTCCGGGCACATCGACTGGGCGTTCTATCCAGGAACTCCCTTCAACTACCTTTGCCTGCTGGGTACGATCCTGTTGGGTTACGTATTGCGAAACGATCGCAGCTGGATCAAACCGATTGGCATGGGCGTGCTGGCCAGTGTGGCTTATTTCCTGGTCTCGAATTTCGGCAGTTGGTTGACGCTGGCAGAATACACCAAGGACGTCAGCGGCCTGATCCAATGTTATGTCAGTGCCTTACCGTTCTTTCGCAATCTTCTGGCTGGAACGTGCCTGGGGAGCGTTGTGCTGTTTTGCCCGCTGCTTTTGAATGCGGTTGCTCCGATCCAAGAGCAAGGCGGCCAGCTCGAGCAGACCGGCTCTTCCACGACAAGGTAA
- a CDS encoding TrkH family potassium uptake protein: MAQLTGSIVKYPARNLVVWYLGLIAAGTFVLTLSMSRGSGAESITLIDAIFTATSASCVTGLAVRSTPHDFSFIGQLAILFLIQVGGIGIMTITTFTMFNLGNRPSLRARAILTETLGASDGADLRWILQHVLIVTAVSEGIGFVILLARNLFLYDPGKAAWHALFHSISAFCNAGFALHDDSLVSFQGDVVVNVTISALIIVGGIGFPVLLDLNKNWRRGPVEGWINLHIHSKFMLFGTAFLLLAGFFGFLLLEWDGILYEMPLGKKLLVSAFHSVTCRTAGFNTIDLASLTNATLFISMMLMLIGAGSCSTGGGFKVSTVMVMALHAWKTFHGASRINVARRTIPGEVIQAATATALLFSVVAIAALTLLLVIEQSGTPHPKSQGLFLDAAFEVVSALGTVGLSTGFTGTLSNMGKMIIIVLMFLGRIGPISVFAALSMTERKTLVEYPKEEPLIG, from the coding sequence ATGGCTCAACTGACCGGCTCGATCGTCAAATACCCAGCGCGAAACCTGGTCGTTTGGTACCTGGGATTAATCGCCGCTGGAACCTTTGTGCTGACATTGTCGATGTCGCGCGGATCCGGTGCCGAATCGATCACTCTGATCGATGCCATCTTCACGGCGACCAGTGCCAGTTGCGTGACAGGCCTGGCCGTTCGCTCTACCCCGCACGATTTCAGCTTCATCGGGCAATTGGCAATTTTGTTTTTGATCCAGGTCGGCGGAATCGGGATCATGACGATCACTACCTTCACGATGTTCAACCTGGGTAACAGACCAAGCCTCCGAGCTCGGGCAATTCTCACCGAAACGCTCGGAGCGAGTGACGGTGCCGACCTGAGATGGATTCTGCAGCACGTTTTGATTGTCACGGCTGTCAGCGAAGGGATCGGCTTTGTGATCCTATTGGCACGAAATCTGTTTCTATACGATCCCGGCAAGGCCGCTTGGCACGCCCTGTTTCATTCGATTTCAGCGTTCTGCAATGCAGGTTTCGCGCTGCATGATGACAGCCTGGTGAGTTTCCAAGGTGACGTCGTCGTCAACGTCACGATCTCGGCACTGATTATCGTCGGTGGAATTGGTTTTCCGGTTCTGTTGGACCTGAACAAGAACTGGCGGCGAGGACCCGTCGAAGGTTGGATAAACCTGCATATTCACTCCAAGTTCATGCTCTTTGGAACGGCGTTCCTTCTGCTGGCCGGGTTCTTCGGCTTTTTGCTGTTAGAGTGGGACGGGATTCTGTACGAGATGCCGTTGGGCAAGAAGCTTCTTGTCTCGGCCTTTCACTCGGTTACATGCCGGACGGCTGGCTTCAATACCATTGATCTAGCTTCCCTTACCAACGCGACGCTCTTCATCTCGATGATGCTGATGCTGATTGGTGCCGGCTCCTGTTCAACCGGGGGTGGCTTCAAGGTCTCAACCGTGATGGTCATGGCTCTTCATGCATGGAAAACCTTTCATGGTGCCAGCCGCATCAACGTTGCCCGCCGCACAATTCCTGGGGAAGTAATTCAAGCCGCCACGGCCACTGCGCTATTGTTCTCGGTCGTGGCCATCGCAGCGCTGACGTTGCTGTTGGTCATCGAGCAGTCTGGCACGCCCCACCCCAAGAGCCAGGGGCTGTTTCTCGATGCGGCTTTCGAGGTGGTTTCAGCACTGGGAACGGTCGGCTTATCGACCGGCTTTACCGGAACCCTCTCGAACATGGGAAAGATGATTATTATCGTTTTGATGTTCCTAGGGCGTATCGGACCGATCTCGGTGTTCGCGGCTCTATCAATGACCGAGCGGAAAACGCTTGTCGAATACCCTAAAGAAGAACCTTTGATAGGATAA
- a CDS encoding potassium channel family protein produces MAAVKHFYVLGLGTFGGALARQLNKNGCRVTGIDSHREHVEDIKDELYEAIIADATDFDTLQHLNLKDANGVFISMGEDISPSLLATLHVKELGAKRIIVKGVSKDHGKLLKSLGVERVIFPEAEIAATLADRVTWPNIIDFLPIDPEYSFMEVAVPDDMVGKSLMQLNLRQQFGVWVVGIKDSMTGKLEMFPDGAYSLGCDQLILVVGKQSSLEQLRNKT; encoded by the coding sequence ATGGCAGCTGTAAAGCACTTTTATGTCCTGGGTCTCGGCACGTTTGGTGGAGCATTGGCTCGGCAGCTGAACAAGAACGGCTGCCGCGTGACCGGTATCGATAGCCATCGCGAGCATGTCGAGGATATCAAAGACGAACTCTACGAAGCGATCATCGCTGACGCGACCGACTTCGATACCCTGCAGCATCTCAACTTGAAAGACGCCAACGGGGTATTCATCAGCATGGGCGAGGACATCAGTCCTTCCCTTCTGGCAACCCTGCACGTGAAGGAGCTAGGTGCCAAGCGGATCATCGTCAAAGGGGTAAGCAAAGATCACGGCAAGTTGCTGAAGAGCCTGGGTGTGGAGCGGGTAATTTTTCCGGAAGCAGAAATCGCCGCTACGCTGGCCGACCGCGTAACCTGGCCCAACATCATCGACTTTCTGCCAATCGACCCGGAATACAGTTTCATGGAAGTGGCCGTCCCCGATGATATGGTCGGCAAATCATTGATGCAGCTGAATCTTCGTCAGCAGTTCGGTGTGTGGGTTGTGGGCATCAAGGATTCGATGACGGGTAAACTGGAAATGTTCCCCGATGGTGCTTACTCGCTCGGCTGCGATCAACTCATCCTGGTGGTCGGAAAGCAATCTTCGCTCGAGCAATTACGCAATAAGACGTAA
- the glgA gene encoding glycogen synthase GlgA — MNVLFASSEVYPFAKTGGLADVGGALPIALQGMVDNVTVILPAFRHIYKSGLPIEELPIYFDVPVGGQIASGQLLKSYLPNSDVPIYFVKNDEYFDRPELYREAGTDYQDNCERFVFFCRSVLEAIRLLDLKIDLLHCNDWQTGLIPAYLNIEYRATHGYEDIASVLTIHNMAYQGNFWHWDMLLTGLDWKYFNMHQMEFYGHLNFLKTGIVFADAITTVSPRYAEEIQSQPMGCGLEGALRERRSVLEGIVNGVDYTRWNPATDDDIASQYDVSNWQKNKPLCKEALQREFHLPTNPKAPVIGMVGRMADQKGFDLVAKVIRDRAKSCDCQWVILGTGEPHHEAMLKELSALYPNKIGVKVEFCEGKARRVEAGADMFLMPSLYEPCGLNQLYSLKYGTVPVVRETGGLADTITNMSPATLESGTANGFSFREYTAEALQDILEIAITTYREQPETWKQIVETGMAQDWSWDRSAQQYIELYQKTIEARRNG; from the coding sequence TTGAACGTTCTTTTTGCCAGCAGTGAGGTCTATCCATTTGCCAAAACCGGGGGTCTGGCGGATGTAGGCGGTGCATTGCCAATAGCATTGCAAGGCATGGTCGACAACGTCACCGTGATCCTGCCGGCATTCCGCCATATCTATAAGTCCGGGCTACCCATCGAAGAGCTACCGATTTACTTCGACGTCCCTGTCGGAGGCCAAATCGCCTCGGGCCAGCTCCTGAAGTCCTATTTGCCCAATTCAGATGTTCCGATCTACTTTGTCAAGAATGACGAGTATTTCGATCGGCCTGAGCTGTACCGTGAAGCAGGCACCGACTACCAAGACAACTGCGAACGATTCGTCTTCTTCTGCCGCAGCGTACTGGAAGCGATTCGTTTACTCGATCTGAAGATCGATCTTCTGCACTGCAACGATTGGCAAACCGGCCTGATTCCCGCTTACTTGAATATCGAGTACCGAGCCACGCACGGCTACGAAGATATCGCCAGTGTGCTGACCATTCATAACATGGCCTACCAGGGCAACTTCTGGCACTGGGACATGCTGCTGACAGGGCTCGACTGGAAATACTTCAACATGCATCAGATGGAGTTCTACGGCCATCTGAACTTCCTGAAGACCGGTATCGTGTTCGCCGACGCGATCACGACCGTCAGCCCACGATATGCCGAAGAGATTCAATCGCAGCCCATGGGCTGTGGCCTGGAAGGTGCCTTGCGAGAACGCCGCTCGGTGCTTGAGGGGATTGTCAACGGCGTCGACTACACCCGCTGGAACCCAGCAACCGACGACGACATCGCCTCGCAGTACGACGTTAGCAATTGGCAGAAGAACAAGCCACTGTGCAAAGAAGCACTGCAGAGAGAATTCCACCTGCCTACCAATCCCAAGGCACCTGTCATTGGCATGGTGGGTCGTATGGCCGATCAAAAAGGCTTTGACCTGGTCGCCAAGGTGATTCGCGATCGTGCCAAGTCATGCGATTGCCAGTGGGTGATCCTGGGAACTGGCGAACCGCATCACGAAGCGATGCTGAAAGAACTGAGCGCGTTGTACCCGAACAAGATCGGTGTCAAAGTCGAGTTCTGCGAAGGGAAAGCTCGCCGCGTGGAAGCCGGGGCTGACATGTTCCTGATGCCCAGCTTGTACGAGCCATGCGGACTCAATCAGCTTTACAGCCTGAAGTACGGCACCGTTCCCGTCGTTCGCGAGACCGGTGGCTTGGCCGACACGATCACAAATATGTCGCCAGCAACGCTTGAATCAGGCACAGCCAACGGCTTCAGTTTCCGCGAGTACACCGCCGAGGCGTTGCAGGATATCCTGGAAATCGCCATTACTACGTATCGAGAACAGCCTGAAACCTGGAAGCAGATCGTAGAGACCGGTATGGCACAAGACTGGTCCTGGGATCGCAGTGCTCAGCAATACATTGAACTCTATCAGAAAACGATCGAAGCACGCCGTAACGGTTAG
- a CDS encoding DUF4921 family protein — MSPNSGNELRRDPLLGFQVVVAEGRESRPQQWKSTIPAPSAMRCPFCGGHEDATPHERLVLPQNLHRQHDKQPWEVRVLPNIYPSLSPHFPDSAPPVASPFFESVAASGIQEVIVESPQHVRSFAQLPEQNAILTFQAYQMRLNAIREEGRCRYVQLFKNNGPAAGASLEHSHSQLMATRYIPPIIEQELAASSEYFQRTQRSFWSDLIESELAEGKRIVHADDQLVAFCPYASRMPFEVTILPRASQADFGQANSTLLEQLALLLRSILVRVEKALNFPAYNYLIHTLPFDTFSTDHYHWHVEVLPRMTVRAGFEWGTGLYVNPLSPERAARILRESL, encoded by the coding sequence GTGAGTCCTAATTCTGGAAATGAGCTCCGCAGAGACCCGCTGCTTGGGTTTCAAGTCGTTGTCGCTGAAGGACGCGAGAGCCGCCCCCAACAGTGGAAATCGACCATACCGGCCCCATCGGCCATGCGTTGCCCTTTCTGTGGTGGTCACGAAGATGCCACCCCGCACGAACGGCTAGTTCTGCCACAAAATCTCCATCGCCAGCACGACAAACAGCCGTGGGAAGTCCGGGTACTGCCGAACATCTATCCTTCCCTCTCCCCTCACTTTCCTGATAGTGCCCCGCCAGTGGCCAGCCCCTTCTTCGAGTCAGTCGCGGCTAGTGGCATCCAGGAAGTCATCGTCGAGTCCCCTCAGCACGTTCGCTCGTTTGCCCAGCTTCCCGAACAGAACGCGATTCTGACATTCCAAGCCTATCAGATGCGGCTAAATGCGATCCGTGAGGAAGGCCGTTGCCGCTACGTTCAGCTGTTTAAAAACAACGGCCCAGCAGCCGGTGCTTCGCTCGAGCATTCACACAGTCAGCTGATGGCCACACGCTACATTCCGCCGATTATCGAGCAGGAACTGGCGGCCAGCAGCGAATACTTTCAGAGGACGCAACGCTCGTTCTGGAGCGATCTCATTGAGAGTGAACTGGCCGAGGGAAAACGCATTGTGCATGCCGACGACCAGCTGGTCGCGTTCTGTCCCTATGCGTCGCGTATGCCATTCGAAGTCACCATATTGCCGCGTGCAAGCCAGGCTGATTTTGGGCAGGCAAACTCAACGCTATTAGAGCAGCTTGCCTTGTTGTTACGCTCGATCCTGGTGCGAGTGGAAAAGGCATTAAATTTCCCGGCATATAACTACCTGATTCACACGTTGCCGTTTGACACATTCTCGACAGATCACTATCACTGGCATGTAGAGGTTTTGCCGCGCATGACGGTCAGAGCAGGTTTCGAGTGGGGGACGGGTCTATATGTGAACCCACTCTCGCCGGAGAGGGCCGCTCGAATCCTCCGAGAGTCGCTGTGA
- a CDS encoding alpha-amylase/4-alpha-glucanotransferase domain-containing protein has translation MSNTIRLCLVLHNHQPIGNFDGVFEQAYQDSYLPFLDVFDCYPDIKIGLHTSGPLMEWLDEHHPEYLDRLAAHVKNGRIEIIGGVFYEAILPMIPPRDRVGQIETYTKWLTDRLGAKIQGMWMPERVWEQPLTSDIADAGIQYTILDDFHFKNAGIPQEDLYGYYVTEECGKLLNVFPGSERLRYLLPFAPAQDTIDYMRSIADQYPGSVLVFGDDGEKFGTWPDTKAHVYDRGWLAQFFELLTANKDWLLTTTLAEATEALLPVGKTYIPEGSYREMTEWAMPAQQQVEFEDMVHELEHQEHWPQIKKYIRGGYWRNFKVRYPETDEMYCRALGISNRLHAAEQNGGDAKLLAQAKKELYRGQCNCSYWHGAFGGTYLPHLRNAVYKHLIAADNLLDKAEHKSSSFIEAEVADFNLDGRKEVRLEDDKLVALMAPANGGTIYELDVRSICHNLLATLSRRPEAYHRKVLAGPSASGGEVASIHDRVVFKQEGLDKMLQYDSYQRKALVDHFFDNNASLEQVALNNAMERGDFVGSPFEAKVRRNPDRIQIQMSRTGNAWGIPLKITKGVTMNAGSSSLEIAYMLEGLPQDQVLHFAVEMNLAGLPAGADDRYFHQADGRKLGHLGSQLDLHEVQDLGVKDEWLGIDCRWNADRPTSLWTFPISTVSQSEGGFEMVHQSVCMMPHWWVQGDAEGRWSVVMQLDIDTSLAESRMPQEARESVSAG, from the coding sequence ATGAGCAACACGATCCGTCTTTGCTTGGTCCTGCACAATCACCAACCCATCGGCAACTTCGATGGAGTCTTCGAGCAGGCCTATCAGGACAGCTACCTCCCTTTCCTGGACGTGTTTGACTGCTATCCCGATATCAAGATCGGCCTGCACACCAGCGGCCCGTTGATGGAATGGCTCGACGAGCATCACCCTGAATACCTCGATCGCCTAGCCGCTCACGTGAAGAATGGCCGCATCGAAATCATCGGCGGCGTCTTCTACGAAGCCATCCTGCCGATGATTCCGCCACGCGATCGCGTCGGCCAGATCGAAACCTACACCAAGTGGCTGACCGACCGCCTGGGAGCCAAGATCCAAGGCATGTGGATGCCAGAACGTGTGTGGGAACAACCACTTACTTCCGACATCGCCGATGCCGGCATCCAGTACACCATTCTAGACGACTTCCACTTCAAGAACGCCGGCATCCCACAGGAAGATCTCTACGGCTACTACGTGACCGAAGAGTGCGGCAAGCTGCTCAATGTCTTCCCAGGCAGTGAACGACTTCGCTACCTGCTGCCATTCGCCCCGGCCCAAGACACCATCGACTACATGCGATCGATTGCCGATCAGTATCCAGGCTCGGTCCTGGTCTTCGGCGACGACGGCGAAAAGTTCGGTACCTGGCCCGACACCAAAGCTCACGTTTACGATCGCGGCTGGCTGGCTCAGTTCTTCGAACTGCTCACCGCCAACAAAGATTGGCTGCTAACCACTACACTGGCCGAAGCTACCGAAGCGCTACTTCCTGTCGGCAAGACCTACATCCCCGAAGGCAGTTATCGCGAGATGACCGAATGGGCGATGCCAGCTCAGCAGCAAGTCGAGTTCGAGGACATGGTTCACGAACTCGAACACCAAGAACACTGGCCACAAATCAAAAAGTACATCCGTGGTGGCTACTGGCGCAACTTCAAGGTTCGCTATCCTGAAACGGATGAGATGTACTGCCGTGCTCTGGGTATCAGCAACCGCCTGCACGCTGCCGAGCAAAACGGTGGCGATGCCAAGCTGCTGGCTCAGGCCAAAAAGGAACTATACCGCGGTCAGTGCAACTGCAGCTACTGGCACGGTGCGTTCGGCGGAACTTACCTGCCACACCTTCGCAATGCCGTCTACAAGCACTTGATCGCAGCGGATAATTTGCTGGACAAGGCCGAGCACAAGTCTTCCAGTTTCATCGAAGCCGAAGTCGCCGACTTCAATCTCGATGGCCGCAAAGAAGTTCGCCTGGAAGACGACAAACTGGTTGCCCTGATGGCTCCAGCCAACGGTGGTACAATTTACGAACTCGACGTGCGATCGATCTGCCACAACTTGCTGGCGACCTTGTCGCGTCGTCCGGAAGCTTATCACCGCAAGGTGCTCGCCGGTCCTTCGGCCTCAGGCGGTGAAGTCGCTTCGATTCATGATCGCGTGGTCTTCAAGCAGGAAGGCCTTGATAAGATGCTGCAGTACGACAGCTACCAGCGAAAGGCGCTGGTCGATCACTTCTTCGACAACAACGCCTCTCTGGAACAAGTGGCCCTGAACAACGCCATGGAACGCGGCGACTTCGTCGGTTCTCCCTTCGAAGCCAAAGTCCGACGCAATCCTGACCGCATTCAGATTCAAATGTCGCGAACGGGCAACGCCTGGGGAATTCCTCTGAAAATCACCAAGGGCGTCACCATGAACGCCGGCAGCAGCAGCCTGGAAATTGCCTATATGCTGGAAGGCCTGCCGCAGGATCAAGTGCTGCACTTTGCCGTGGAAATGAATCTGGCCGGCCTGCCTGCTGGTGCCGACGATCGTTACTTCCACCAGGCCGACGGCCGCAAGCTGGGTCACCTCGGGTCGCAGCTCGACCTGCACGAAGTGCAAGACCTCGGCGTGAAGGACGAGTGGCTGGGCATCGATTGCCGCTGGAATGCTGATCGTCCGACTAGCCTATGGACGTTCCCCATCTCGACGGTTAGCCAATCGGAAGGCGGTTTCGAAATGGTTCATCAGAGTGTCTGCATGATGCCTCACTGGTGGGTCCAAGGGGATGCCGAAGGCCGCTGGAGTGTGGTCATGCAATTGGACATCGACACGTCGCTTGCGGAAAGCCGCATGCCGCAGGAAGCTCGTGAAAGCGTCAGTGCTGGTTAA
- a CDS encoding TlpA family protein disulfide reductase, with protein MKFAWKFALSAMLAGGQIAAGATLFANESDTKVAAPAKALTVGEEGKNTDETNPETFEAKFKAAMDVARTGGDAKLPTPDRYAKAVELIDEAWQMDRTADETKQAIRMKFSLLMAIGRNSDELKENAKQYLNGLLQDNDPEVAFLAESMLLSLKLSQLSSLPAEEQAAKLDELQAEILESEPTVRTATLATNIANAISYLPEEQKDTQKISELAKHFSSVQDEAVQEAASRLFGLSNRLNLVGKPIEINGTMLDGKDLNFPAAYEGKVVLVDFWATWCGPCVAEIPNMKKLYEVYHPHGFEIVGISLDSEREQLDEFVQTREIPWPIVWNQREEGESGWIDPNAERYGISGIPTMILVGKDGNVISLSARGHNLGQLLAEAYPDVEVPAQETSEPAVESK; from the coding sequence ATGAAATTTGCTTGGAAATTTGCACTTTCCGCGATGCTGGCAGGCGGGCAGATTGCAGCAGGTGCCACACTGTTTGCTAACGAATCGGACACTAAAGTAGCGGCCCCAGCCAAAGCCCTTACCGTCGGTGAAGAGGGGAAAAATACAGACGAAACTAACCCTGAGACGTTTGAGGCCAAGTTTAAAGCGGCCATGGATGTTGCCAGAACTGGTGGCGATGCCAAGCTCCCGACTCCAGATCGATACGCGAAAGCGGTTGAATTGATCGACGAGGCCTGGCAGATGGATCGCACTGCGGATGAAACCAAGCAGGCCATTCGCATGAAGTTCTCTTTGCTGATGGCGATCGGTCGAAACAGTGATGAGCTCAAAGAAAATGCCAAGCAGTACCTTAACGGTTTGCTTCAAGACAACGATCCGGAAGTCGCGTTCCTAGCAGAATCAATGCTCCTGTCGCTTAAGCTAAGCCAACTGAGTTCTCTTCCAGCCGAAGAACAAGCCGCTAAGCTCGATGAACTGCAAGCTGAGATCCTCGAGTCGGAACCAACCGTTCGCACGGCGACGTTGGCCACGAATATCGCCAATGCTATTTCCTACCTCCCAGAAGAGCAGAAAGACACTCAGAAAATCTCGGAATTGGCCAAACACTTCAGCTCAGTTCAAGATGAAGCCGTTCAGGAAGCCGCCAGCCGATTGTTCGGACTCTCGAATCGCTTGAACCTGGTGGGCAAGCCGATCGAAATCAACGGCACCATGCTCGATGGTAAGGACCTGAACTTCCCCGCCGCCTACGAAGGCAAAGTCGTGCTGGTCGATTTCTGGGCAACCTGGTGCGGCCCATGCGTTGCCGAGATTCCGAACATGAAAAAGCTATACGAGGTCTACCACCCGCACGGTTTCGAGATCGTCGGTATCAGTCTGGATAGCGAAAGAGAGCAACTCGACGAGTTTGTTCAAACACGCGAGATCCCCTGGCCCATCGTATGGAACCAGCGTGAAGAAGGTGAAAGCGGCTGGATCGATCCGAACGCTGAGCGCTACGGCATCAGCGGCATCCCGACAATGATCCTCGTGGGAAAAGATGGCAACGTCATCTCCCTCTCGGCTCGTGGGCACAATCTCGGCCAGCTCTTGGCGGAAGCTTATCCCGATGTCGAAGTACCCGCGCAAGAAACCTCAGAACCTGCGGTCGAGTCGAAGTAA